One region of Alosa sapidissima isolate fAloSap1 chromosome 1, fAloSap1.pri, whole genome shotgun sequence genomic DNA includes:
- the LOC121718675 gene encoding putative GPI-anchored protein pfl2 encodes MWQQSTINISTIKTSTINISTINISTINTSTINTRNIDPSTINPGNINSSTVNTSTINISTINTSNINSSNINNSTFNPSTINISTINTSNINISTINTKTINTSTINPKTIISSTVNRRTINGSTINISTINTSTINSRNIDPSTINPVIININSSNINSSTINPVTINTSTINSRNIDPSTINLGTINISAININTINSSTINPVTINTSSINSSTINISTINTSTINISTINTPEQSTPAATINTSTINISTINTSTINSHNIDPSTINLGTINISTININTINSSSTINTSNINSSTINPVTINISTINTRTINTINHKTIHTSTINISTINSSTIDKQSSPALSTPVTINISTINTRTINTNTINISTINTSTINISNITISTINTSTINHRNIDPSNINSSTINPVTININTINTSTINTSTINIRTINTINHKTIHTSTINISTINSSTIDSKTINNSTINPNTIIRTTINNTLSTPAPSTSAPSTQAPSTAATSTTALSTSAPSTSAPSTSTPSTAALSTPTINTSTINSRNIDPRTINPVSINISTIHTRTINTNTINISTINSSTINTSTETPLTSAQSTPVPSTSAPSTTINISTINTSTINISTINISTINSRNINTSTINISTINTKTINTINSRNINPSTINPGTININTINISTINHNTIHSSTINTSTINPRNFNFHTSTINISTINSSTIDSKTINNSTINPNTIIRTTINNTLSTPAPSTSAPSTQAPSTAATSTTALSTSAPSTSAPSTSTPSTAALSTPTINTSTINSRNIDPRTINPVSINISTIHTRTINTNTINISTINSSTINSKTINTSTINTNSIN; translated from the exons ATGTGGCAGCAAAG CACCATCAACATCAGCACCATCAAAACCAGCACCATCAACATCAGCACCATCAACATCAgcaccatcaacacaagcaccATCAACACCCGCAACATCGATCCCAGCACTATCAACCCCGGCAACATCAACAGCAGCACCGTCAACACCAGCACCATCAACATCAGCACCATTAACACcagcaacatcaacagtagcaacatcaacaacagcacTTTCAACCCCAGCACCATCAACATCAGCACCATCAACACcagcaacatcaacatcagcaccATCAACACCAAAACAATCAACACCAGCACCATCAACCCCAAAACCATCATCAGCAGCACAGTCAACCGCAGAACAATCAACGGCAGCACCATCAACATCAgcaccatcaacacaagcacaATCAACAGCCGCAACATCGACCCCAGCACTATCAACCCtgtcatcatcaacatcaacagcagCAACATCAACAGCAGCACTATCAACCCCGtcaccatcaacacaagcaccATCAACAGCCGCAACATCGACCCCAGCACTATCAACCTTGGCACCATCAACATCAGCGCCATCAACATCAACACCATCAACAGCAGCACTATCAACCCCGtcaccatcaacacaagcagCATCAACAGTAGCACCATCAACATCAGCACAATCAACACCAGCACCATCAACATCAGTACCATCAACACACCAGAACAATCAACACCAGCAGC TACCATCAACACCAGTACCATCAACATCAgcaccatcaacacaagcaccATCAACAGCCACAACATCGACCCCAGCACTATCAACCTTGGCACCATCAACATCAGcaccatcaacatcaacaccatcaacagcagcagcaccatcaACACCAGCAACATCAACAGCAGCACTATTAACCCCGTCACCATCAACATCAGCACAATCAACACCAGAACAATCAACACCATCAACCATAAAACCATCCACACCAGCACTATCAACATCAGCACCATCAACAGCAGCACCATCGACA AACAATCATCGCCAGCACTATCAACCCCCGTCACCATCAACATCAGCACCATCAACACCAGGACcatcaacaccaacaccatcaaCATCAGCACAATCAACACCAGTACCATCAACATCAGCAACAtcaccatcagcaccatcaacacaagcaccATCAACCACCGCAACATCGACCCCAGCAATATCAACAGCAGCACTATCAACCCCGTcaccatcaacatcaacacaatcaacaccagcaccatcaacacaagcaccATCAACATCAGAACAATCAACACCATCAACCATAAGACCATCCACACCAGCACTATCAACATCAGCACCATCAACAGCAGCACCATCGACAGCAAAACAATCAACAACAGCACCATCAACCCCAACACCATCATCAGAACCACCATCAACAATA CACTATCAACCCCGGCACCATCAACATCAgcaccatcaacacaagcaccATCAACTGCCGCAACATCGACCACAGCACTATCAACCTCGGCACCATCAACTTCAGcaccatcaacatcaacacCATCAACAGCAGCACTATCAACCCC caccatcaacacaagcaccATCAACAGCCGCAACATCGACCCCAGAACTATCAACCCCGTCTCCATCAACATCAGCACCATTCACACCAGGACcatcaacaccaacaccatcaaCATCAGCACAATCAACAGCAGCACCATCAACA CATCAACTGAAACACCATTAACATCAGCACAATCAACACCAGTACCATCAACATCAGcaccatcaac CACCATCAACATCAGCACAATCAACACTAGCACCATCAACATCAGCACCATCAACATCAGCACCATCAACAGCCGCAACATCAACACCAGCACCATCAACATCAGCACCATCAACACCAAAACAATCAACACCATCAACAGCCGCAACATCAACCCCAGCACTATCAACCCCGGcaccatcaacatcaacacCATCAACATCAGCACCATCAACCATAATACCATCCACAGCAGCACCATCAACACCAGTACCATCAACCCCAGAAA TTTCAACTTCCACACCAGCACTATCAACATCAGCACCATCAACAGCAGCACCATCGACAGCAAAACAATCAACAACAGCACCATCAACCCCAACACCATCATCAGAACCACCATCAACAATA CACTATCAACCCCGGCACCATCAACATCAgcaccatcaacacaagcaccATCAACTGCCGCAACATCGACCACAGCACTATCAACCTCGGCACCATCAACTTCAGcaccatcaacatcaacacCATCAACAGCAGCACTATCAACCCC caccatcaacacaagcaccATCAACAGCCGCAACATCGACCCCAGAACTATCAACCCCGTCTCCATCAACATCAGCACCATTCACACCAGGACcatcaacaccaacaccatcaaCATCAGCACAATCAACAGCAGCACCATCAACAGCAAAACAATCAACACCAGCACCATCAACACCAACAGCATCAACTGA